CTGGGGAATCGACCTGATCAATCTGGATGAGAAGCATCAGCGGCGGACGAGCAAGGCGCGGGAGAGGCTGCACGAAGCCGCTCCCTTCCCGGTCTATCTCGCCGAGGCAGCCACCGCCGACGCAAGCGGGCACCCGCCGGTCTTCGTTCGCCTGGTCGATGGCGGATCCTCGGACAACCTGGGTGCCTACGGCCCGATCGTCGAGGGCGTCAAGGACATCATCGTTTCCGACCATGTGCAGGACAAGAACGGCGCGATGGCGGACCTCTGCTATCTGCGCAACGAGCTCTTCCTGCGCCGCGGCCTGTATCTTCACATTCCGGGTCTCGAGCAATGGCCGCGGGGTTGCCTGACCGGGAGCAGCAGCGACGGCTCCGATGCAGCCGGGAATGCCATCAGGCGTTCGGACAGGCCGGATTCCATGCAAAAATCAAGCGCGACGGCGGTCACGCCGGAATTCTTCTACCCGATCTGGGCCTGGCCCTATCCCTTTCTGGCCGGCTGCGTTAGCGACAAGGCCGACCCGGCCAGTTGTCTTGACAACCCACCCACCCGACTGTGGATCGTCAAGCCGGCTTTCGACTATCCCTACTGGCTGAGGGAGCAAACCCGCTGCCTGAACGAGCCTGACCCGGACGACCCTTCGTGCATCCGGTCGACGGGGCAACAGCGCGAGAACCGGTCCGTCGCGGCCTGCGGCGCCAATGACGAACTGCCCTGCGAGACCTCCGCGGTCCTGCTGCGCAGGAATCGCTACCTGCGGCACGTATCCGCCTTCGCCACGCCGGAGTTTCCCCAGGGCTCCACCGTCCAGATGACTTTCAATTCCAGCGGCAACGTCTATGGCGCGTATCGCGAGCTGGCTCATCATTACACGCGACAGGCGATCAGGGCCATTGATCAGGTGCGCGCTGACCCGGACGGGAAAGCCTTCGGGCGCATCGTGCGCTGGCAGGAATGCCACCCGATCAAGGGCAGCGCCGAACCCCGCGATCTGGAGTTCCTGCCTGCGTGGACCGACATCAGGCTGCCGGGTTGGGGAAATCGCGAACGGGACGCGGCGCGGCAGGGAGTTGGCAAGGTCGATGCGGAAGCCTGGGCCGGAGAAGTTTCCGAATGCGCGCCGAAGCTGTCGGCTTCCAGCTCATGAACCAGGAGAACGGACCGGCTATGCCACCTCGCGCGCCTCTTCGAAGCGCAGGTTCGGGTATTTTTCCTTGACCATGTTCAGGTACACGTTGTTCGGCGCTAGGTAAACCGGGTCGTCGGCGCCGTCGAGCGCGACGTTGGCGCTGTAGCGGTCCGAAAGCTGGTGCAGTTCGTCGGGGTCGCCGTGGATCCAGCGGGCGGTCGCGCAGTTGTAATGCGCGAAAATGACCTGCACGCCGTATTCGTTTTCCAGCCGGCTGGCGACGACATCGAATTGCAGCGTGCCGACCGCACCGAGGATCAGGTCGGTACCGGAAAGCGGCCGGAAAAGTTGCGTCGCCCCTTCTTCAGCTAATTGCTGAAGACCTTTCTGCAATTGTTTGATTTTAAGTGGGTTTGCAATACGCGCCAAACGGAAATGCTCGGGCGCGAAGGACGGGATGCCGGTAAAGCGCAGGTCTTCGCCCTCGGTGAAGGTCTCGCCGAGCCGGATGGTGCCGTGGTTGGGAATGCCGATGATGTCGCCCGGCCAGGCTTCGTCGGTCGTGCTGCGGTCACGCGCCATGAAGGTGATGGCGTTGTTGACCGACATGAACTTGCCGCCGGCCCCCTGCTTGATCTTCATGCCGCGTTCGAAACGCCCGGAACAGACGCGCAGGAAGGCGATGCGGTCACGATGCTTGGGGTCCATGTTGGCCTGGATCTTGAACACGAAGCCGGAGAATTTCGGCTCGCTCGGTTCGACCCTGCGCGTCACGGCCGGGCGGGCAATCGGTGCCGGCGACAGGTCGACCACGGCATCGAGCAGGCTCTGCACGCCGAAGTTATTGACCGCCGAACCGAAGAACACCGGTGATTGCTTACTATTCAGATAGGCCTCGGCGTCGAAGGCATGCGAGGCGCCGCGCACCAGCTCGATGTCGCCGCGCAGTTCGTTGGCCTGGCTGCCGATCAGTTCGTCGAGACGCGGGTTGTCGAGGCCGCGGATGATCTCGGCCGTGCCTTTCTCGGCCTGCGGGTCGAAAAAGGCGATAGTGTCGTCGTAAAGGTGATAGACGCCGCGGAAACGCTTGCCCATGCCGATCGGCCAGGTCATCGGCGCGCACTGGATGCCGAGTACCGATTCGATTTCGTCGAGCAGGTCGATCGGTTCCTTGCCTTCACGGTCGAGCTTGTTGATGAAGGTCAGGATCGGCGTGTCGCGCATCCGGCAGACGTTGAGCAGCTTAATCGTCTGCGCCTCGACGCCATTCACCGAGTCGATCACCATGACCGCCGAGTCGACGGCGGTCAGCGTGCGGTAGGTATCTTCCGAGAAGTCCTCGTGGCCCGGCGTGTCGAGCAGGTTGACCATGCACTCGCGGTAGGGGAACTGCATCACTGACGAGGTCACCGAGATGCCGCGCTGCTTTTCCAGTTCCATCCAGTCCGAGGTCGCGTGGCGCGACGCCTTGCGCGCGCGCACTTCGCCAGCGACCTGAATGGCGCCGCCGAACCACAGCAGCTTTTCGGTCAGCGTGGTCTTGCCGGCGTCGGGGTGGGAAATGATCGCAAAGGTGCGACGGCGGGCAATTTCGTTATCGAGGAGGGTCACGGCGGGCAGCAGAAAGCGGAAAGTCGGCGATTATACCTTTGGCGCCATCCAACGTCGGCTCATCCTCCCGGCAAGACTTGCCCTCAAGCGCGCGTCCGAGGCCAGTTGAGGGGTGAGCCAGGCGTAATCCGCAAAACCGGATCAAACCACCAGCAAGGTCTGCCGGCCGCACCACTCCGCGCCGGCCGCGACGGTCACGGGATTACGTACCGCTGCTGCCTCGACACACAGCATGTGCCGCCAGCCATCGGCCGGCATGTCCTTGAGCGTGCCGCAGGCATCGGCCCAGGGGTTCCACACGACGACATCGGGAAAACCCTGGCTCCGGATGCCGAGGCTGAGATTGCCGGCTCTGAGCAGCTGCGGGCGCCGGACGTCGTAATAGACGCGGTCGACCGCGCTGTCGACCACGATTTCCGTGCCGGTCTCACGGACGATCCGGTTGGCGTTGGTGGCATCCAGGTACTCATGGCCATGGAGACCTTCGAGCGCCGCGTCCTCGACCTGGACCACGCGCAGGTAGGAATGCAGCGCCCCGGTAAAGGCAAGAGGCTCCGTTCCAGTGTTTTCGACGCAGAATTCGACATCGATGCGGTCAACCTCGAGGATGACCGTAATTTCGGCCCGGAAGGCATGTGGCCACAGGGCGCGGGTAGTTTCATCGTCGCCCAGTTCGAGCGTCGCCAGCGCGAAATCATCACCACAGCGCCGCGTCGTCACCGACCACTCGCGGGTGCGAACGAAGCCGTGCTTCGGCAGTTCGCCAACGTTGCCAAACTGGGGAAAGCAGACCGGAATGCCGCCACGGATCGGCACGCTGCCGTCGAATACGGCGCGCTCGGAGAGAAACAGGTGTTCGCGGCCATCGGGTGTGATCCACGACAGAACCTGCCCGCCCAGCCGCCCGATGACGGCGGACGACCCCCGCGGTCCGTGCAGGCGCAAGGCTTCCAGGCCTTTGAATTCGATTGTTTCAATGGAGGGTTTCACGGGTTACGGCGCCTTGGGCACGACATAGAGTTGTGGACGGACATGCAGGAGTTCGACCCGCTGCCCGAGGAGGGTGACGGTCCCGGGATGCCGGTTGTCGCCGGTATCGCTGTATTCGAAGGTGTAGACGCGGCGCAGGCGAAGCCTTCCATCGTCGTCGCGCGCCAGCTTCAGCGAGCGGATGGCCACCGTGTCGTCGAGAAACTGAAGACCTTCGTCGGCACACGCCGCCCGTGCCGCCGTCACCCCGATCTCGCGCGCCCTGAGGCTGTCCAGCCAGAGCCAGACAGCGGCGCCCAGCAGCGCAAGAACCAGCAAATCAAGCAAATCCATCGGTCAAGTATACGCAAAGCGTGAAACATCCCGCTTCACATAAGGAAAATATGCCTGATAATCCGTCCGCCAAGAACTCTTGCAGCGACATGAAACCGACCTTAAAACTGTTCCACGACCTGTTGCCCATCAGCCAGCTTCCAGGCGACAGGAAGGCGGCCGAGGTGCGCGAACTGCTCGACACAGTTTCCGGACTCTCGGCTCATGAAGTCGTATCGGAACTGACCGAGCATGTCGTTCCCGCGATCACCGAACAGAAGAATTTCCACATGCGCTTCAAGTTGCTGGAAGAAACCCTCCAGGAAGCGGGGAATGCACTCCCCGTTCTCGAGCGACATATCGATCTCTCGTCACTGCCCCTGCCCCTCGCGGCGACCACGTCGGCGCTAACCGCCGATAATCTGTTCAAGGCCCTTGTAGCCAGCTACTTCAAGCTCGCCAAAACGATCTTTAGAGGCACCGAGCAAGAAAGCCTCATCCGTATTTTCCATCGCGCGATGGATCTGGTCGCCCGGCGTGGAGCCAGAGGCTTTCAGTCCAGCGAATGAGCTTTTGTCGACCAGAGCACCGGCGGTTTCCTTGTCCGTTTCATACAAGGCGAGAACTGGAAGCCCAGTCTCGGCAACATCGTCGCCTTGCAAGCCCGCGAATCGAGCAGCGTTCACACGTGCTTGGTGCGCCGCATTGCGACTACCAGCCAGGGCAGTCTCGAGCTCGGTCTGCAGGCATTGTCGCCGCAAGTCAGCGCGGTCAAGCTTCCGTGCCATGACGAAATCCGGCGCGGCATAAATCGCCACCGCCTTCCCGGATACGGCAATCGCCGGGGGATCATCGCCCGCCCCGGGCATCTCGCCAGCGGCCACAAGGTCAAGCTCGACGCGCTGGGCGACAGACGGCTCTGGCAGATCGGCAGGCGTCTCAAAGCCTCCGCAGGGCGTGAATTCTTCGCCCTCGTGCCGCTTTAGAACACCGGGACGATCACGCCATGCTCAGTTACCGTCACGCCTTTCACGCCGGCAACCATGCCGATGTACTGAAACACCTCATTCTGTTGCAGATCGCCGAATACATGGGTGAAAAGCCGGCGCCGTTCTGGATCATCGATACCCATGCGGGCGCCGGCAGATACGCGCTGGAATCGGCGCACGCCAGGAAACTGGGGGAATACCGCGACGGCATCGGTCGCCTCTGGGACAGGAAGGGCCTGCCGCCGGCCGTGGCCGACTATGTTGAATTCGTCCGTATGCTCAACCCGGACGGCAAGCTGCGCCACTACCCGGGTTCGCCCTGGCTGGCCAGCCAGTTGCTGCGCGAGGGCGACCGCCTGCGGCTTTTCGAGCTCCACGGCAACGACATCAAGCTTCTGCAGGAATGCTTCGCCAGTGCCGGCCGCCAGGTCACGGTGACCGCCGGCGACGGTTTCGCCGGGCTCAAGGCCATCCTGCCGCCACCGCCGCGCCGCGCGCTGGTCCTGATCGATCCGTCCTACGAGACGCGTGATGATTACGTCAACGTCGTCAAGTGCC
This window of the Candidatus Dechloromonas phosphoritropha genome carries:
- a CDS encoding peptide chain release factor 3, producing MTLLDNEIARRRTFAIISHPDAGKTTLTEKLLWFGGAIQVAGEVRARKASRHATSDWMELEKQRGISVTSSVMQFPYRECMVNLLDTPGHEDFSEDTYRTLTAVDSAVMVIDSVNGVEAQTIKLLNVCRMRDTPILTFINKLDREGKEPIDLLDEIESVLGIQCAPMTWPIGMGKRFRGVYHLYDDTIAFFDPQAEKGTAEIIRGLDNPRLDELIGSQANELRGDIELVRGASHAFDAEAYLNSKQSPVFFGSAVNNFGVQSLLDAVVDLSPAPIARPAVTRRVEPSEPKFSGFVFKIQANMDPKHRDRIAFLRVCSGRFERGMKIKQGAGGKFMSVNNAITFMARDRSTTDEAWPGDIIGIPNHGTIRLGETFTEGEDLRFTGIPSFAPEHFRLARIANPLKIKQLQKGLQQLAEEGATQLFRPLSGTDLILGAVGTLQFDVVASRLENEYGVQVIFAHYNCATARWIHGDPDELHQLSDRYSANVALDGADDPVYLAPNNVYLNMVKEKYPNLRFEEAREVA
- a CDS encoding D-hexose-6-phosphate mutarotase, translating into MKPSIETIEFKGLEALRLHGPRGSSAVIGRLGGQVLSWITPDGREHLFLSERAVFDGSVPIRGGIPVCFPQFGNVGELPKHGFVRTREWSVTTRRCGDDFALATLELGDDETTRALWPHAFRAEITVILEVDRIDVEFCVENTGTEPLAFTGALHSYLRVVQVEDAALEGLHGHEYLDATNANRIVRETGTEIVVDSAVDRVYYDVRRPQLLRAGNLSLGIRSQGFPDVVVWNPWADACGTLKDMPADGWRHMLCVEAAAVRNPVTVAAGAEWCGRQTLLVV
- a CDS encoding DUF3301 domain-containing protein → MDLLDLLVLALLGAAVWLWLDSLRAREIGVTAARAACADEGLQFLDDTVAIRSLKLARDDDGRLRLRRVYTFEYSDTGDNRHPGTVTLLGQRVELLHVRPQLYVVPKAP
- a CDS encoding 23S rRNA (adenine(2030)-N(6))-methyltransferase RlmJ; protein product: MLSYRHAFHAGNHADVLKHLILLQIAEYMGEKPAPFWIIDTHAGAGRYALESAHARKLGEYRDGIGRLWDRKGLPPAVADYVEFVRMLNPDGKLRHYPGSPWLASQLLREGDRLRLFELHGNDIKLLQECFASAGRQVTVTAGDGFAGLKAILPPPPRRALVLIDPSYETRDDYVNVVKCLRDSLKRFPTGIYALWYPLLAKLESRKLPARLKGLGATNWLNVTLEARAPSTDGFGMNGSAMFIINPPWTLERKLHETLPRLTEILAQGDGANFTLESESA